Proteins from a genomic interval of Petrotoga miotherma DSM 10691:
- the cheY gene encoding chemotaxis protein CheY, with protein sequence MAKTVLIVDDAAFMRMMLKDILTKANYEVIGEASNGQEAVEKYQELKPNFVTMDITMPVKDGIQATKEIMKIEPNAKIIVCSAMGQQAMVIESIQAGAKDFIVKPFQPNRVIEALQKLE encoded by the coding sequence ATGGCTAAAACTGTCTTAATAGTAGATGATGCAGCTTTTATGAGAATGATGTTAAAAGACATATTAACAAAAGCAAATTATGAAGTAATCGGAGAAGCTAGCAACGGTCAAGAAGCGGTAGAAAAGTATCAAGAACTGAAACCAAATTTTGTCACGATGGATATAACTATGCCCGTCAAAGATGGTATTCAAGCTACAAAAGAGATTATGAAAATAGAGCCGAACGCTAAGATTATAGTTTGCAGTGCTATGGGGCAACAAGCTATGGTTATAGAGTCCATTCAAGCTGGTGCAAAAGATTTTATTGTGAAACCATTTCAACCTAATAGGGTTATAGAAGCCTTACAAAAATTGGAGTAG
- a CDS encoding flagellar biosynthetic protein FliO — protein sequence MPTNYATPTSNLVNVSFWFVAIILLIILLVVFYYILAKTLKKGPKSKEVKMVKKYYLDRNLYVGVLKVFKEYYIILATSNSSEIIRKLEEEEVQEIMNEHPKFLETFSNILKKDKIPRGREEEKLKK from the coding sequence ATGCCCACTAACTATGCAACTCCGACTAGTAATTTAGTTAATGTGTCATTTTGGTTCGTAGCCATAATTTTACTCATCATACTTCTTGTGGTATTTTATTATATACTGGCTAAAACATTAAAAAAGGGTCCTAAAAGCAAAGAAGTGAAGATGGTAAAAAAATATTATCTAGATAGGAATTTATACGTTGGAGTATTGAAAGTTTTTAAAGAATATTACATTATTTTGGCTACTTCCAACTCCAGTGAAATAATAAGAAAATTAGAAGAAGAAGAGGTTCAGGAAATTATGAATGAACACCCTAAATTTCTTGAAACCTTTTCAAATATATTGAAAAAAGATAAAATTCCAAGGGGAAGGGAAGAGGAAAAATTAAAAAAGTAA
- the fliP gene encoding flagellar type III secretion system pore protein FliP (The bacterial flagellar biogenesis protein FliP forms a type III secretion system (T3SS)-type pore required for flagellar assembly.): protein MKKVKVIIILVFFILSFNQLFSQNTIQLPGVDIQINPNEEVNTLTPTLTILLIVTVLSLAPGFLMLFTSFTRIVVVLSFLRQAMGTRQAPPNQVMLALALFLTIMIMFPVFNGVYQEAIIPYNQNEIDYQEAIQISWQQFKDFMISEIVAHKNEDDIYMLSSSMNIEIDNIEETPFQILVPAFAISELEIAFKMSILLYLPFIIVDMVVASILLSMGMIMIPPILISLPFKIMIFVMVNGWDLLIGGLVRSFVGG from the coding sequence ATTAAAAAAGTAAAGGTAATAATAATCCTGGTTTTTTTTATACTATCTTTTAATCAACTTTTTTCTCAAAATACTATTCAACTCCCAGGGGTAGATATACAAATAAACCCAAATGAAGAAGTTAATACTTTAACGCCGACGTTGACAATACTTTTAATCGTAACCGTTTTGTCATTAGCCCCAGGGTTTTTAATGTTATTTACTTCATTTACAAGAATAGTTGTTGTGTTAAGCTTTTTGAGACAGGCTATGGGCACCAGACAGGCTCCTCCAAATCAAGTAATGTTGGCTTTGGCCCTTTTTTTAACCATAATGATAATGTTTCCTGTTTTTAATGGGGTGTATCAAGAAGCAATTATTCCTTACAATCAAAATGAGATTGACTATCAAGAAGCAATACAAATTAGCTGGCAACAATTCAAAGATTTCATGATTTCAGAGATTGTGGCCCATAAAAATGAAGACGATATCTATATGCTTTCATCTTCAATGAATATAGAGATAGATAATATCGAAGAAACTCCTTTTCAAATTCTTGTACCCGCATTTGCAATAAGCGAATTAGAAATCGCATTTAAAATGAGTATATTACTCTATTTGCCTTTTATAATAGTGGATATGGTGGTAGCAAGTATTCTATTATCAATGGGTATGATCATGATACCTCCAATTCTGATTTCTTTACCTTTTAAAATAATGATTTTTGTGATGGTAAACGGATGGGATCTCTTAATTGGTGGATTAGTAAGGAGTTTTGTGGGAGGATGA
- the fliQ gene encoding flagellar biosynthesis protein FliQ: MSEEVLIGIFENGILLFLKVISPILIISVAVGLIISIFQAVTQLHEQTLTFAPKIIITFLALVFMFSWIMQNLSDFSFELFTYYLGMI, from the coding sequence ATGAGTGAAGAGGTACTAATAGGGATTTTTGAAAACGGTATACTTCTTTTTCTAAAAGTAATCTCTCCAATCCTAATAATAAGTGTGGCGGTGGGGTTGATTATCAGTATATTCCAAGCCGTTACACAGCTTCACGAACAGACGCTGACATTTGCACCTAAAATTATAATAACTTTTCTTGCGTTGGTTTTTATGTTCTCTTGGATAATGCAAAACTTATCAGATTTTTCATTCGAGTTATTCACTTATTATTTGGGAATGATTTAG
- the fliR gene encoding flagellar biosynthetic protein FliR translates to MLENLTYHLWVYFFIFARLAGITFFIPFFSTRFVPVHVKVFITLFISYLVLFEVNSTFPINSTPLAIIFYLLMNFLFGSSVGLIANTLFYAFQFAGETIGIQIGFAMANVFDPVTSDEISLVSELSFLFSMLLFFILKGPLILYSIIIDSFNKVPVVFTLAPDGFMVFSQKLFDVFTIGLQLSMPLIAFMILMKVALGIVSRLIPQVNVFMVGIPLQILVGFLLFLGVILIWEDQFTTLFFQLIEWIKESMILLFQ, encoded by the coding sequence GTGTTGGAAAATCTCACATACCATCTATGGGTTTATTTTTTCATCTTTGCTAGGTTGGCTGGAATTACTTTTTTTATCCCTTTTTTTAGTACTCGTTTTGTTCCCGTTCATGTAAAAGTTTTTATAACACTCTTTATTTCTTATTTGGTGCTATTTGAGGTTAACAGCACTTTCCCCATAAATTCAACACCTTTAGCAATAATTTTCTATTTGTTGATGAATTTTCTTTTTGGGAGCAGTGTAGGATTAATAGCTAATACTTTGTTTTATGCCTTTCAATTTGCTGGGGAAACAATAGGTATACAAATAGGTTTTGCGATGGCGAATGTTTTCGATCCTGTAACTAGCGATGAAATCTCTTTAGTTTCGGAACTTTCATTTTTGTTCAGCATGTTGCTTTTTTTTATCCTTAAGGGACCATTAATTTTATACTCAATAATTATAGATTCCTTCAACAAGGTTCCTGTTGTTTTTACTCTAGCGCCTGATGGATTTATGGTTTTTTCTCAAAAATTATTCGATGTATTCACTATAGGCCTTCAGCTTTCGATGCCATTGATTGCATTTATGATCCTTATGAAGGTTGCTTTGGGAATAGTTTCTAGATTGATCCCTCAGGTTAATGTTTTTATGGTGGGTATCCCACTACAAATACTGGTAGGATTTTTACTTTTTTTAGGGGTGATATTGATTTGGGAAGATCAATTTACAACTCTATTCTTTCAACTGATAGAATGGATAAAAGAATCGATGATTCTTTTATTTCAATAA
- the flhB gene encoding flagellar biosynthesis protein FlhB — MGRSIYNSILSTDRMDKRIDDSFISINLQLFADPDKTEDPTPRRLEKAREEGNIPQSNEFNMAVSFLSISLFLWVIFEPLLKDIFKVFYDYLSLDLDFSPTNLLGYEINAHMNLYIKLILFFVVAVVVSILLGMIQTKFLFTFKSLKLDLSKINPIKGFKRLFSLRSVMELVKALLKLTILGLLTYNIIKANWYKILSLAGEETAFSFNVIFDLVINILFQLGIALLLLSLFDFWYQRYEYKKELKMSKYEVKQERKEIEGNPEIKQRQRELMRNLARSRMMQKVPEADVVVTNPTHYAIAIEYKPEEMQAPIVVAKGKDEVAFKIRDIAFKHGIPILERPALAREIYEKVDLNEEIPEHLYTLVAEVLAYVYKLSY; from the coding sequence TTGGGAAGATCAATTTACAACTCTATTCTTTCAACTGATAGAATGGATAAAAGAATCGATGATTCTTTTATTTCAATAAACCTTCAACTTTTTGCGGATCCAGATAAAACTGAAGACCCCACGCCAAGGCGATTAGAAAAAGCTCGAGAAGAGGGAAACATTCCCCAATCGAACGAATTCAATATGGCGGTAAGTTTTTTATCAATTTCGCTTTTTTTGTGGGTAATATTTGAGCCATTACTTAAAGATATTTTTAAGGTATTTTACGATTATTTATCTTTAGATTTAGATTTTTCACCAACAAATTTGCTGGGCTATGAGATTAACGCACATATGAACTTATACATCAAATTGATACTGTTTTTTGTTGTTGCCGTTGTGGTTTCTATCCTTTTGGGAATGATTCAAACCAAATTTTTGTTCACTTTTAAATCTTTAAAATTGGATCTGAGCAAAATAAACCCCATTAAAGGATTCAAAAGGCTATTTTCTTTAAGATCTGTAATGGAACTTGTAAAAGCTCTATTAAAATTAACCATATTAGGATTGTTAACCTATAATATAATAAAAGCCAATTGGTATAAGATACTCTCTTTGGCAGGGGAAGAAACTGCTTTTTCTTTTAATGTGATTTTTGATTTAGTTATTAATATACTGTTTCAATTAGGAATAGCCTTACTTCTTCTCAGTTTGTTTGATTTTTGGTACCAGAGGTATGAATATAAAAAAGAGCTAAAAATGAGCAAGTATGAGGTCAAACAAGAACGAAAGGAAATAGAAGGGAACCCAGAAATTAAACAAAGACAAAGAGAATTGATGAGAAATTTAGCAAGAAGTAGGATGATGCAAAAAGTCCCTGAAGCGGACGTTGTTGTTACCAATCCTACTCATTATGCCATTGCGATAGAGTACAAACCGGAAGAAATGCAGGCCCCGATAGTTGTAGCAAAAGGAAAAGATGAAGTCGCCTTTAAGATAAGAGATATTGCTTTTAAACATGGAATCCCAATCTTAGAAAGACCTGCTTTGGCAAGGGAAATTTATGAGAAAGTTGACTTAAACGAAGAGATACCAGAACATCTATACACCTTAGTTGCAGAGGTATTAGCTTATGTCTACAAACTCAGTTATTAA
- the flhA gene encoding flagellar biosynthesis protein FlhA: MNFKIKGLDVVISILIVGIVVLMVIPIPTFLLDFLQLLNIIVSIIILLATLYLQRALDISIFPSLLLVMTIFRLALNVSSTRLILLNGKNFEGKVIRAFGDFVVGGNYIVGIIIFLILVIIQFLVITKGTERISEVAARFTLDAMPGKQMSIDADMSSGLINEEEARQRREDIRREADFYGAMDGASKFVRGDAIAGLIITLINLVGGLIIGMLQQGLTIAEAAEVFALLTVGDGLVAQIPALLISTSAGMIVSRAASKDNFGVDLIRQLTSDTRVLNIAGGIIIFLGMLTPIPIFPSLILGGGLLFVAYANRVSEGQLAYETTGSSGGGMGASTAPKGEKKGVSGGFAPPLTTPEEVSEVLQGDTIEVDIGYGLIPLADPDQGGDLLDRITVVRKQLAYELGIVISPIRIRDSVLLSSNEYVIKLRGVEVGRFELIPDRLLAINSGMASEELPGIKTKEPAFGLEAFWIDESLKEEAIEKGYTTVDAPSVFATHLSETIKKYAHEIIGTKEIEILIDGLRVNYANLVDTLIPTMLKIHELKKVLSELLYERISIRNLPLIFESLIEAVDKYGNNIENLVEYVRRSLGRQIAENLKSDDGELHVTALDPSIEKKLSESIRESDSGRVIILEPEYSNILVQRISKSLESMMMKGFNPILICSKNIRYPFARFILKFIQNISIIAYEETPSDTSLNVNEIVEIEGERSDAN, encoded by the coding sequence ATGAATTTTAAAATAAAAGGGTTAGATGTAGTAATTTCCATACTTATCGTGGGAATAGTTGTGTTAATGGTTATACCTATTCCTACCTTTTTGCTAGACTTTTTGCAACTATTGAACATAATCGTTTCGATAATAATCTTATTGGCTACCTTATATTTGCAAAGGGCTTTGGATATTTCTATTTTTCCATCTTTGTTATTGGTTATGACCATCTTTAGGTTAGCCTTGAACGTTTCGTCTACTCGTTTGATACTCTTAAACGGTAAAAATTTCGAAGGAAAAGTGATTAGGGCCTTCGGAGACTTTGTTGTTGGTGGAAATTATATTGTGGGAATCATTATCTTTTTGATCCTTGTTATAATACAATTTCTTGTAATAACTAAAGGAACAGAAAGAATATCGGAAGTAGCCGCAAGGTTTACTTTGGATGCCATGCCTGGCAAACAAATGAGTATAGATGCTGACATGTCTTCCGGATTGATTAACGAAGAAGAAGCCAGGCAAAGAAGAGAAGACATACGAAGAGAAGCCGACTTTTATGGAGCGATGGATGGAGCTAGTAAATTTGTGAGAGGGGATGCGATTGCCGGTTTAATAATAACTCTGATAAATTTAGTTGGAGGTTTAATAATTGGGATGTTACAGCAGGGACTGACGATCGCAGAGGCAGCGGAAGTATTTGCTTTACTTACCGTTGGTGATGGACTCGTTGCTCAAATTCCTGCGTTGTTAATTTCAACCTCTGCAGGTATGATAGTATCAAGAGCCGCTTCAAAAGATAATTTTGGGGTAGATTTAATAAGACAACTTACTTCTGACACAAGGGTTTTGAATATAGCCGGTGGAATAATAATATTTTTAGGTATGTTGACACCTATTCCAATTTTTCCATCGTTGATCTTAGGAGGAGGTTTACTTTTTGTAGCTTACGCGAATAGAGTGAGTGAAGGCCAGTTAGCATATGAAACAACGGGTTCGAGCGGGGGAGGAATGGGAGCCTCAACCGCACCAAAAGGTGAAAAAAAGGGTGTTTCTGGCGGTTTTGCACCACCCCTAACAACTCCAGAAGAAGTTTCAGAAGTCTTACAAGGAGATACAATTGAAGTAGACATTGGATATGGATTGATTCCTTTAGCTGATCCAGATCAAGGTGGAGACCTATTAGATAGGATAACCGTTGTTCGAAAACAATTAGCCTATGAATTGGGTATAGTTATCTCTCCCATTCGAATAAGGGACAGCGTTCTTTTAAGTTCGAACGAATACGTCATTAAATTGAGAGGTGTTGAAGTTGGTAGATTCGAATTGATCCCCGATAGGCTTCTTGCTATAAACTCAGGCATGGCTTCTGAAGAATTACCTGGAATAAAAACAAAAGAACCTGCTTTCGGTTTGGAAGCCTTCTGGATAGATGAAAGTTTAAAAGAGGAGGCTATAGAAAAAGGCTATACAACTGTTGATGCACCCAGCGTTTTCGCCACCCATCTTTCTGAAACCATTAAAAAATATGCTCACGAAATTATTGGAACCAAAGAAATAGAAATATTAATAGATGGATTGAGAGTTAATTATGCCAATCTTGTAGATACCCTTATTCCAACAATGTTAAAAATACATGAACTAAAAAAAGTTTTAAGTGAGCTATTGTATGAAAGGATTTCAATAAGAAATCTGCCCTTAATTTTTGAGAGTTTGATAGAGGCAGTTGATAAATATGGAAACAATATTGAGAACTTAGTAGAGTATGTTAGAAGGTCTTTAGGTAGGCAAATAGCGGAAAATTTAAAGTCTGACGATGGAGAATTACACGTTACCGCATTGGATCCATCCATAGAGAAAAAATTATCTGAATCGATAAGGGAATCCGATTCGGGAAGGGTTATAATACTCGAACCAGAATATTCAAATATTTTGGTCCAAAGGATATCTAAATCTTTGGAAAGTATGATGATGAAAGGGTTTAACCCTATATTAATTTGTTCTAAAAACATAAGATATCCTTTTGCCAGATTTATATTGAAATTTATTCAAAACATCAGTATTATAGCCTACGAAGAGACACCTTCAGATACTTCTCTCAACGTGAACGAAATAGTGGAAATAGAAGGTGAGAGATCCGATGCAAATTAA
- the flhF gene encoding flagellar biosynthesis protein FlhF encodes MQIKKLTVKTISEAMEKIRREFGEDAYIIDTKKVKKGGFFGIGGEKYIEVTVLSEENKNSQYNPQKSKKHPQESDNTYTLNDLIKRNTPEFYRKKEKEQKISKPSYLNIEKESGDKHSKDDLTEFIKTSREISSKIDKSAEAFYHQYNEKEPSENDIKDSLKLEELMKMVEKLNKKMEANNLYLQDIKDKLYEKSYSRTFTESFLNQLNDLKVEENWKNQEIIRTRLEKKLYQSLEILNFGDTKDKVMFIGPTGVGKTTTLAKIAANLKKMNKKIAIITIDTYRIAATDQLKTYADILGISLHICYTPSDLKIALESLLDFDVILIDTAGRSHKNNLQMGELKVFKDVVEPDYNIMLVSSNTNCEDMIHIYDNFSYLKPNALIFTKMDETSSFGQLFSFLEYSRLPLLGITNGQRVPEDLKFPSKEWLIHAAVEEVFK; translated from the coding sequence ATGCAAATTAAAAAACTTACTGTTAAGACAATTTCTGAAGCGATGGAAAAGATAAGAAGAGAATTTGGAGAAGATGCTTATATTATAGACACAAAAAAAGTGAAAAAAGGCGGTTTTTTTGGAATCGGTGGAGAAAAATATATTGAAGTAACTGTTTTGAGTGAAGAGAACAAAAATTCTCAATACAATCCTCAAAAATCAAAAAAACACCCACAAGAATCTGATAATACCTATACATTAAATGACCTAATAAAAAGGAATACACCCGAATTTTATAGAAAAAAAGAAAAAGAACAAAAGATATCAAAACCATCGTATTTAAACATCGAAAAAGAATCCGGCGACAAACATTCGAAAGATGATTTAACAGAGTTTATAAAAACGAGTAGGGAAATATCCTCTAAGATAGACAAAAGTGCAGAAGCATTTTACCATCAATACAATGAAAAGGAACCTTCAGAAAATGACATCAAAGATAGTTTGAAATTAGAAGAGTTGATGAAAATGGTTGAAAAGTTGAATAAAAAAATGGAAGCGAACAATCTATATCTTCAAGATATAAAGGATAAGTTGTACGAAAAATCGTATTCAAGAACTTTTACTGAATCCTTTTTAAATCAATTGAACGATTTAAAAGTAGAAGAAAATTGGAAAAATCAAGAAATTATAAGAACCAGGTTAGAAAAAAAGCTTTATCAAAGCTTAGAAATTTTAAATTTTGGCGATACAAAGGATAAAGTTATGTTTATAGGTCCCACAGGCGTGGGAAAAACGACAACTTTGGCCAAAATAGCCGCTAACTTAAAAAAAATGAATAAAAAAATTGCAATAATTACAATCGACACGTACAGAATAGCTGCAACAGATCAGCTAAAAACTTATGCAGATATACTAGGTATTTCGCTTCATATTTGTTATACCCCTTCTGATCTAAAAATTGCTTTGGAATCACTTCTGGATTTTGATGTAATTCTAATAGACACAGCCGGAAGAAGCCATAAGAACAATTTACAGATGGGTGAACTCAAAGTGTTCAAAGATGTAGTAGAGCCTGATTACAATATAATGTTGGTATCTTCCAACACCAATTGTGAAGATATGATACATATTTACGATAATTTTTCTTATCTTAAACCCAACGCATTAATTTTTACAAAGATGGACGAAACCTCATCATTTGGGCAATTATTTTCTTTCCTCGAATATTCTAGATTACCTTTGTTGGGAATAACTAACGGTCAAAGAGTTCCGGAAGATTTGAAGTTTCCTTCTAAAGAATGGTTAATCCATGCAGCAGTGGAGGAGGTATTTAAATGA